The following coding sequences are from one Salvelinus namaycush isolate Seneca chromosome 23, SaNama_1.0, whole genome shotgun sequence window:
- the LOC120018931 gene encoding succinate receptor 1-like: MLDDFLLQYYLTPAYALEFALGFPSNLLVVLGYVFCQPEWKSTNVYLFNLAVSDLIFLCTLPRLSYLYANAQLEDSGFGCTINRYILHTNLYSSILFMVWVSMDRFLLVRHPSRLHFLLTKKAALCLSLMTWVAVNMQVAPLILYMVQDMRKGNGSLCKDFGSLGIMDNLLGYSLGLTVTGYLLPLLGLGFFSYHIHRLLRVQAKVIQGKGTSFRRPVRVVSAVAAMFLVLYLPYHLMRNVRIASRHPWAGLSDCHKIYIESAYILTRPVAFFHSVINPVFYFFMGDKFRELLLAKIRGLVRQLKQRTGTAM; this comes from the coding sequence ATGCTAGATGACTTCCTGTTGCAGTACTACCTGACTCCCGCCTATGCCCTGGAGTTTGCCCTGGGTTTCCCCAGCAACCTGCTGGTGGTCCTGGGTTATGTGTTCTGCCAGCCAGAGTGGAAGAGCACCAATGTTTACCTGTTCAACCTCGCTGTCTCTGATCTCATCTTTCTGTGCACGCTGCCACGCCTCTCCTACCTGTACGCCAACGCCCAATTAGAAGACAGCGGCTTCGGCTGCACCATCAACCGCTATATCCTCCATACCAACCTCTACTCCTCCATCCTTTTCATGGTGTGGGTCAGCATGGACCGCTTCCTGCTCGTACGACACCCGTCACGACTTCACTTCCTGTTGACCAAGAAGGCGGCCCTCTGCTTGTCTCTCATGACCTGGGTGGCAGTTAACATGCAGGTGGCCCCCCTAATATTGTACATGGTCCAGGACATGCGGAAAGGGAACGGGAGCTTATGTAAGGACTTTGGGAGCCTGGGGATTATGGATAACTTGCTGGGATACAGCCTGGGCCTGACGGTGACTGGCTACCTGCTGCCTCTGCTGGGGCTTGGCTTCTTCAGTTACCACATCCACCGGCTTCTCCGTGTCCAGGCGAAAGTGATTCAGGGCAAGGGGACATCATTCCGCCGGCCCGTACGGGTGGTCTCTGCTGTAGCGGCCATGTTTCTGGTACTGTATCTGCCCTATCATTTGATGAGGAATGTGAGGATAGCGTCGCGGCATCCCTGGGCAGGGCTGTCTGACTGCCACaagatatatatagagagtgcATACATCCTGACCAGGCCGGTGGCGTTCTTCCATAGTGTTATTAACCCTGTGTTCTACTTCTTCATGGGAGACAAGTTCAGAGAGCTCCTATTGGCCAAGATCAGAGGCCTGGTGAGACAGCTAAAACAGAGGACAGGGACCGCAATGTGA